tttttattatttattaattctattttttttttttttttttttttttttttttttttattatttattaattaattaaaaatatttatttttggaaaataatggtttaaaaGTTAATGGTCCAAtatacaaaaataattaaaaaaacaaagcacttttattaatttatttaatttgaatatttattggtaaaacaaaaaagtagtagtagtattggtataaaaaaaaaaaaatgaattttaaaaattaaaaaaaataattaatttattttttttttttttatttgtagtaTTAAGTTGTGATCACAAGGTGTGGTTTAATGAAATatgttttggtttttttttttccgaCTTCACATGTGGCCACTATTTATAAAggttgtgttttttttttttaaataaaatttaattttatttttttttaaattaaatgtcGGTTCAAAATTGAATTGAGTTGGAGGATATAAATCTTTGAGGGGACttgattttttgaaaaaaatataaaaatttttgaattttcatattcttttactatttttggaaataaaGAAGCAATTTGGAATcgaattttcaaaaaaatttgaaatttaatttattttaattttttttttaaaaattttttatggttatttttaatttctttttaatttcaaaaaggtaccaattatcattaaaatttctttggGTTCTATAAAACTATATCTAGTTGATATCTTTAGATTTGACTTTCGATCAACATTCTTCTcacatcattaaattttaaattaaattaattattttttaataatcgaATTATATAActccttttttaaattttaattaaaattaaataaaattaaattttaaaaaataaaaaaaaaaataaaaaaataaaaaataaaaacattttaaaattattgtttatattaattataattatgaaattatgtttttatttttttttatttttattattgttatttttattattattattattatttttaaaatcttcaaaTGGAATTAATCCACAAATTAACATAATTGATAATGTAATCATTTGAACAAAAGATACATAGTGAATActataattaatttgattttctttaattatttgaatttgattttctacctcttcattaattattattattttattttctttaattacattattttcattaatgtttttatttaaactatctatattaatttaattattattttaaaaaaaaaaaaaaaaaaaaaaaaaaaaattaacattattttttttattttttttattttaaaatttattaaaataattttaaatatttactattactattatcagaTTTTACCAAAGttaatacaattaataataaaattaaaattactaaaATATCATAAATGaataactttttattaaaaattaaaactgacattatttgaataagagataattaaatttaaaagtaaaaaataaaaaagaaaaatattttttttaaaattaaatactttaccaaaaaaaaaaaataaataaataaataatataaaaaaaaataataaaaaaaattaaaaaccagtttaacacttttttttttttatttcaacttcatatttttttttttttaaacattgtgtttaattaaaaagatattaaaaattgaaaaattgaaaaatattaaaattttgaaagaaaacaaagtaaatgtaatttttttcttttaacacctatacttttttaaacaataataaaaataaattaaatattatttttttttttttttttcctaacatttttaaaaacttaaaaaaaagtttttttaaacaataataaaaataattaaaatgtaatttttttttttttttttttaatataaatgaaCTTTATTATTCagtaaatataatttttaacgACCACTGAAACCAGAGACtctttcactttttttattaccaccTCTACGAATATCGCCATCAAGGTCCAATTTGAATGCATTGACTGGTGGAACTAAAAATTGGTCAgtatcaatttcttttaatttattcattttagtTTGTTTGTGTGGTCTTGGAGTGGCATGGCTATCAGCACCTAAAAAGAGTAAAGaagtaaaaaaaaggaaaaaaaaaataaaaacaaaaaataaattagtatctatacaattttttttttttttattatttaatttaatttttttaaaaaaaaaaaaaaaaatttacctTTCTTTTTTGCCCATCCTTTATCATTATCTGCTAAGTATGCTCTtgacatttttatttatttattttttttaaaagatataatttaattaatttatttgttgtgtttaattgtttttttgtttttttgtgtaAATATGAAATGAAttgaagaataaaaaaaaattttatatgctttgaattatttaaacaaaaaaaaccaatcataaattaaaataaacttaAATTTATGTGTGTGAGATATTAtgataaaagaatttttattttaattttttttttttttttctttttttttttatttattttatttttttttttttccaaaaatggGTTCCCAGTTtcgattaatttttttttttattttattttttttttttttaatttttttttttttttcaagtttattttaaaataattattaaaattctattattttatttttataataatttctttttttttattctttttctttttttcttttttttttttttttttttttttttttttttgtttgtttaattttttttttaaaaatttaataataaaatttttcaatttgtttatttttttttttctgtttgatttaaatttagaattgatataaaagaaaaattgtaaaaaaaaaaaaatgaataaatatcTTTGGGTGAACTATTTTCCCAAAAATAAACAACGAAACATTTAcctaatttttgatttttttttttcttaattttttaaaaatttcataattatttgaattgaatttaattaatttttattttttttttatttttttttttaaatatttaaaaaaaattaaaaaataaaattaaattaaaaaaaaaaaaaaaaattaaaaaaaacaaaccacattattatttaaaattataaacacacacacattaaaaaaaaaaaaaaaaattaaatatggCTAAagggaataaaaaaaagggaaaTAAAACACATAGTTATAGTGACGAAGATGAAggttacaacaacaacaacaatagtaCCAgccataataataaacataaCAAAAACCATAACATCCACAatattgatgaagatgatgtagaagttgttgaagttttttcaggaataaaaaataaacatttaaaccaacaacaacaacaacaacaaaataaacaaaatcaaaataataatcttgaTATGGAGTCTTTAAAACCAACACTCCCTCAAACCAACTATTTTGAGAATTTATCAGCTGAAGACGACGATAATACTGAGGATGAggatgaagaaaaagaatatgAGAgtgataaaaattcaaacacCATTACTAACAATAGcaatactactactactagcaataacaatagtaataacaatagtaataataatagtaataataatagtaataataatagcaataataatagtgatttTGAGGAAGATGAGAACcacacaaataataataataataaaaataataataattataaatatttaaacaataataataataataattttaatattaattggttattaaaaaatgaaactaTTTCAACTAAAAAAAGTGGAGTTATTCAAAAATTCAATATGGGTACTATTTATATCACCAATCAAAGAATTGTTTGGTGCGCTgaaggtgatgatgatgactcTGATAATTTAGTTACAATtgatattcaaaaaatagTTCGTATgtattttgtattttattttattttattttttttatttttatttttatttttaaatatttcaaactaattattaatttaaatattttattagatCAAGTTGTTACCACATCGCAATCCCAACAAGCATGGAAAATTAAAACACAATATGCAAcagattttatatttatttttcctGAACCATTTACAAGAGAAGATTTACATGAAATAAttcattgttttaaaaattctcaATCTCaagtttcaaataatagacaacagcaacaacagcaacaacaacaacaacaacagcaacaacagcaacagcaacagcaacaacaacaacaacaacaacaacaacaacaacaacaacaacaacaacaacaacaacaacaacaacaacaacaacaacaacaacaacaacaacaacaacaacaacaaccaaaactATCACCACCTTCTATGACCTCTTCCCCATCACAATATCAATACCAACAGCCACAACAGCAAAGACAACAgccacaacaacagcaacaatatCAAAGACAACATCAGCCACCATACCATCAAGACTCTTTCTACCCTAAAATAgtagatgaagatgatgacgAGGATGCAGTTGACGAGGtttatgaaaatgaagatattttacaacaacaacagcaaagACAAACAAAAGAACAAATGCTCAAGCAGCAACAgcaattacaattacaacaacaacaattacaacaacaacaacaacaacaattacaacaacaacaattacaacaacaacaacaacaacaacaacaacaacaacaacaacaacaacaacaacaacaacaacaacaacaacaacaacaacaacaacaattacaacaacaacaacaacaacaacaacaacaacaacaacaacaacaacaaatgtatcaacaacaaagacAAAACAATaaccatcaacaacaaactaATCAACCCCAACAAatgcaacagcaacaacaaatgaaacaacagcaacaacagcaacagcaacagcaacagcaacaacagcaaatgcaaaatagaaataataattaccaacaacaaaataattctaGAAATGTTATTAATgaagataattttaataatattcaacttccaacaactacaacaacaacaacaactaataataatcaaaaagatTCATCACCTCCAACAaagagtaataataataataataataatcaaaataaaaagatgAATGAATTTGAGGATGGATTTTTTAATGTACCAATTAATATGGTCGGAGATGATGGAGATTCTAGATGGGAAGAGGAATCCAATGGTATGCCAGTATCAGGATTTTACGATTTAGAAGTTAGAGATCCACGTACTCATGCTGAGGAAAATGGTGTTTACGTTTCATATCAAATCATTGGTAAATATAAAGATGATGAATccgatcaacaacaacaacaacaacaacaacaagaagtaACAAATGCGGTAtcaacaagaagaagataTAGAGAATTTGAATGGTTACATTCACAACTTTCACAACCTTCAAATCATCATTCTAGAATACCATCATTACCACAGAAAtcaatttatcaatattgGAATAATACTGATGTTGCATTACTTAGACAAAGATGTTCAGCATTGGATCAATTTATGAAGAGTATTTCAGTTAGTGCCTCATTAAGAAATCATGCAGCAGTGAAATTGTTTATGACACAAAAACCAATaccaattcaaattaattcattgACAGAGATAATTTCCAACAATATTTTATCACCACAAGGTGCATTGACAAGTTTAACTCAGGCAGTTATCACTACTGCCACTGGTgttagtggtggtggtatctcaacgaataataataactatttaGATTCAATTGATCCAAACTTTACAAATGAATCATCGGTTGAGCGTGATTATTGGATCTCTAGAAAGTTAATGTCAAAATGGAAGAGAATACCAAAACGTTTACCATTCTCAAAGTTTTTAGTTGTAATTTTAGGTACTGTTTCAGCTGGTAAATCATCATTTATCAATAACTTTTTCAATCTTCAAGTTAAAGTTTCAGCCGATGAACAATTGGATACTCATTTCACATTGATTGAAACTGTTCCAAGGGATAGATTCTATGAACTATCCAATCAACAACCAATGAAATCAAAATTCACAAAAGAACAACTTGCTCAAAGAATTAAAGGTGAGGCTGTTAGTGATCCAAGACATGGTCATGTTTTCTTGTATCTTGATAAAACGTTTACATTGTCACGTTATGACGCTCAATTTTCAAACTATCGTGATATCATCTCAAATCTAAATTTAGTTAGAACCGTTTTAATCAATGAAGACTATCTCACTGGCGCTCCagatgaaatttcaaatcaaaagaaaacTATTTTCATAGATTCACCAGGTTTCGAGCCAAAAACTGAACATGACCCAGAGAAATTGTTGGGTAGTATTCGTGTGGTTCAATTCTTTCAGTCCACTAGTGATCTAACTTTGTTTATGATGAAAGCAAAGGAATTGGCATTGGTTTCATCTCAGATTCAAATCGTTGAACTTTGTGTACTCTATAAGACCTATGGTGCTGATGTTGTCGATCATATGGTAACTCAAATGTTTAATAAAAAGGGTGAATCAAAATCATTCTTTTCCCTCTTTGAAATGGTTAAAGGTTTGGTAGAACAAATTCGTTTGAAAAATATTCCAAAAACCCAAGAATCAAATGGTACCTCTGTTTGGGATGGTATCAAGTTTGTTATGACTCAAATCGATACTATAAACTCAAATTTGAAAGAACAATACTTTGAATTGGGTCGTTTATTGGGTAAAGGTTTAATGTTTTTAGATCCACCAACCTATAGACAATGTAAAGCCATAGCCTTACCAATCGATAGAGAATTTAGTTCCCCTCAAGAACGTAGCCAAAAGTGTGGTGATCTTGATGAATTGTTacattatatatataatctTAATCGTGGTAGTACCTATAATTCTCGTTTAGAATGTGCAATCGAAGAAATGACCACTGATCTcttaaataatattcaaagaTCTTGGACAAATTACCTCTTTAATAGTGATTATAATTTagttttacaattaaaagaaagatCAAAAAATAGAGTTAGTGGTCCTTCTCATATGCATAGTAATTCTTTAAggagataataataaattataaataataaattataaat
This region of Dictyostelium discoideum AX4 chromosome 3 chromosome, whole genome shotgun sequence genomic DNA includes:
- a CDS encoding Phox domain-containing protein, whose translation is MGTIYITNQRIVWCAEGDDDDSDNLVTIDIQKIVHQVVTTSQSQQAWKIKTQYATDFIFIFPEPFTREDLHEIIHCFKNSQSQVSNNRQQQQQQQQQQQQQQQQQQQQQQQQQQQQQQQQQQQQQQQQQQQQQQQQQQQQQQQPKLSPPSMTSSPSQYQYQQPQQQRQQPQQQQQYQRQHQPPYHQDSFYPKIVDEDDDEDAVDEVYENEDILQQQQQRQTKEQMLKQQQQLQLQQQQLQQQQQQQLQQQQLQQQQQQQQQQQQQQQQQQQQQQQQQQQQQLQQQQQQQQQQQQQQQQMYQQQRQNNNHQQQTNQPQQMQQQQQMKQQQQQQQQQQQQQQQMQNRNNNYQQQNNSRNVINEDNFNNIQLPTTTTTTTTNNNQKDSSPPTKSNNNNNNNQNKKMNEFEDGFFNVPINMVGDDGDSRWEEESNGMPVSGFYDLEVRDPRTHAEENGVYVSYQIIGKYKDDESDQQQQQQQQQEVTNAVSTRRRYREFEWLHSQLSQPSNHHSRIPSLPQKSIYQYWNNTDVALLRQRCSALDQFMKSISVSASLRNHAAVKLFMTQKPIPIQINSLTEIISNNILSPQGALTSLTQAVITTATGVSGGGISTNNNNYLDSIDPNFTNESSVERDYWISRKLMSKWKRIPKRLPFSKFLVVILGTVSAGKSSFINNFFNLQVKVSADEQLDTHFTLIETVPRDRFYELSNQQPMKSKFTKEQLAQRIKGEAVSDPRHGHVFLYLDKTFTLSRYDAQFSNYRDIISNLNLVRTVLINEDYLTGAPDEISNQKKTIFIDSPGFEPKTEHDPEKLLGSIRVVQFFQSTSDLTLFMMKAKELALVSSQIQIVELCVLYKTYGADVVDHMVTQMFNKKGESKSFFSLFEMVKGLVEQIRLKNIPKTQESNGTSVWDGIKFVMTQIDTINSNLKEQYFELGRLLGKGLMFLDPPTYRQCKAIALPIDREFSSPQERSQKCGDLDELLHYIYNLNRGSTYNSRLECAIEEMTTDLLNNIQRSWTNYLFNSDYNLVLQLKERSKNRVSGPSHMHSNSLRR